One region of Pseudomonas glycinae genomic DNA includes:
- a CDS encoding YhfG family protein produces MEKLSLQTKKAWFAKQRRANFAASLRLEGFVPSPTDGDIKLPTRAAALRAVQLLKA; encoded by the coding sequence ATGGAAAAGCTGAGTCTGCAAACCAAGAAAGCCTGGTTCGCGAAGCAACGCAGAGCCAATTTCGCGGCCAGCCTGCGCCTGGAAGGCTTTGTTCCATCTCCCACTGATGGCGATATCAAACTTCCCACAAGGGCCGCTGCTTTGAGAGCGGTCCAGCTCTTGAAAGCTTGA
- a CDS encoding papain-like cysteine protease family protein: MLTTETTAFTGNTLPECLIGHLLDPQLVEVEAAAQNRALAAASLNFTMQQQTQTNWCWAAASASVGNYYGTGSWTQCAVASAALDRNCCNQPGPCNVYGYLDVALKITRSFNGMNSGSLQMSAIQNQINMGRPVGLRCAWYGGGAHFLAIYGTNGNYVLVADSIYGYSTRALNSFPGSYNGGGNWTHTYFTAKNQGAAS, translated from the coding sequence ATGTTAACCACTGAAACAACGGCATTCACCGGCAACACCCTGCCCGAATGTCTGATCGGCCATCTGCTCGACCCGCAACTGGTCGAGGTCGAAGCGGCTGCACAAAACCGTGCCTTGGCGGCCGCCAGCCTGAACTTCACCATGCAGCAACAGACCCAGACCAACTGGTGCTGGGCTGCGGCTTCCGCCTCGGTCGGCAATTATTACGGCACCGGGTCGTGGACCCAATGCGCCGTTGCCAGCGCCGCGCTGGATCGCAACTGCTGCAATCAACCGGGGCCGTGCAACGTGTATGGCTATCTCGACGTTGCGCTGAAAATCACCCGCAGTTTCAACGGCATGAATTCGGGCTCGCTGCAAATGTCGGCCATCCAGAACCAGATCAACATGGGTCGCCCCGTCGGCCTGCGCTGTGCCTGGTACGGCGGCGGAGCGCACTTTCTGGCGATCTACGGCACCAACGGCAATTACGTGCTGGTCGCGGATTCGATTTACGGCTATTCGACCCGCGCGCTGAATTCCTTCCCCGGTTCCTACAACGGTGGCGGCAACTGGACCCACACTTACTTCACGGCGAAAAACCAGGGGGCGGCATCATGA
- a CDS encoding mechanosensitive ion channel family protein gives MDFKQLWLNAQDLWGALEQHPLLHAGLALLLLLVIALVLGRVARYLILHASRMLGRQPALHWINDFRHNKVFQRLAQMTPSLVIQFGLHLVPELSKTATVFLGNVALAFTILFLLLSVSALLNALLDIYARTEHARTRSIKGYVQLAKMVLYVFGAIIIVATLIDRSPLLLLSGLGAMSAVILLVYKDTLLSFVASVQLTSNDMLRVGDWIEMPQVGADGDVVDITLHTVKVQNFDKTIVSIPTWRLMSESFRNWRGMQQSGGRRIKRSLFIDASGVRFIRDDEEEKLSQVHLLTAYMGRKKAELKAWNEAQGNVAAMSANRRRMTNIGTFRAYALAYLKSHPEIQPNMTCMVRQMQTTAQGIPLEIYCFTTTTVWADYERIQGDIFDYLLAVLPEFGLSLYQQPSGGDLRSGLLPAVLGASHIPEAEKHLM, from the coding sequence ATGGATTTCAAACAGCTCTGGCTCAATGCCCAAGACCTCTGGGGTGCCCTCGAACAGCACCCGCTCCTGCACGCCGGCCTGGCACTGCTCCTGTTATTGGTGATCGCGCTGGTACTCGGACGAGTGGCGCGTTATCTGATCCTGCATGCCAGCCGCATGCTCGGTCGCCAGCCCGCGTTGCACTGGATCAACGACTTTCGCCATAACAAGGTATTTCAGCGTCTGGCGCAGATGACGCCATCGCTGGTGATCCAGTTCGGCCTGCACCTGGTGCCGGAACTGAGCAAGACCGCCACGGTGTTCCTCGGCAACGTGGCGCTGGCGTTCACCATTCTGTTCCTGTTGCTGTCGGTCAGCGCCCTGCTCAATGCGCTGCTGGACATCTACGCCCGCACCGAACACGCCCGCACCCGCTCGATCAAGGGGTATGTGCAACTGGCGAAAATGGTCCTGTACGTGTTCGGCGCGATCATCATCGTCGCCACCCTGATCGACCGTTCGCCGCTGTTGCTGCTGTCGGGTCTGGGTGCGATGTCGGCGGTGATCCTGTTGGTCTACAAGGACACCCTGCTGTCGTTCGTCGCCAGCGTGCAACTGACCAGCAACGACATGCTGCGGGTCGGCGACTGGATCGAAATGCCGCAGGTCGGCGCCGATGGCGACGTGGTCGACATCACCCTGCACACGGTCAAGGTGCAGAACTTCGACAAGACCATCGTTTCCATCCCGACCTGGCGCCTGATGTCCGAGTCGTTCAGAAACTGGCGCGGCATGCAGCAGTCCGGCGGGCGGCGGATCAAGCGCAGCCTGTTCATCGACGCCAGCGGTGTGCGCTTCATCCGCGACGACGAAGAAGAAAAACTCTCCCAGGTGCACCTGCTGACCGCTTACATGGGGCGCAAGAAAGCCGAGCTCAAGGCCTGGAACGAAGCCCAGGGCAACGTCGCGGCGATGTCGGCCAACCGCCGGCGCATGACCAACATCGGCACCTTCCGCGCCTATGCCTTGGCTTACCTGAAGAGCCATCCGGAAATCCAGCCGAACATGACCTGCATGGTCCGCCAGATGCAAACCACCGCCCAGGGCATTCCGCTGGAAATCTACTGCTTTACCACGACCACGGTGTGGGCCGATTACGAGCGGATCCAGGGGGATATTTTCGATTACCTGCTGGCGGTGCTGCCGGAGTTTGGGTTGAGCCTGTATCAGCAGCCGAGCGGTGGGGATTTGCGGTCGGGGTTGTTGCCGGCAGTCCTTGGCGCGAGCCACATTCCAGAAGCCGAAAAACATCTGATGTAG
- a CDS encoding hydrolase encodes MSIRELLNPTNSALILIDHQPQMAFGVQSIDRQTLKNNTVGLAKAAKIFNVPTIYTSVETESFSGYIWPELLAVHPEQKPIERTSMNSWEDKALVDAVKATGRKKLIIAALWTEVCLTFPALEALAEGYEVYIVTDASGGTTKEAHDMSVQRMIQAGAVPVTWQQVLLEYQRDWAHKDTYQAVMDLVLEHSGAYGMGVDYAYTMVHKAPQRQA; translated from the coding sequence ATGTCTATCCGTGAACTGCTGAACCCAACCAACTCCGCCCTGATCCTGATCGACCACCAGCCGCAAATGGCTTTCGGCGTACAGTCGATTGACCGTCAGACCCTGAAGAACAACACCGTTGGCCTGGCCAAGGCTGCCAAGATCTTCAACGTGCCGACCATTTACACCTCGGTCGAAACCGAAAGCTTCAGCGGCTACATCTGGCCGGAATTGCTGGCAGTACACCCTGAGCAGAAACCGATCGAGCGCACCTCGATGAACTCCTGGGAAGACAAGGCGCTGGTTGACGCCGTGAAGGCCACCGGGCGCAAAAAGCTGATTATCGCCGCGCTGTGGACCGAGGTTTGCCTGACCTTCCCGGCTCTGGAAGCCCTGGCTGAAGGCTACGAGGTGTACATCGTCACCGACGCGTCCGGCGGCACCACCAAGGAAGCCCATGACATGTCGGTACAGCGGATGATTCAGGCCGGCGCGGTGCCGGTGACCTGGCAGCAAGTGCTGCTCGAGTACCAGCGTGACTGGGCGCACAAAGACACTTATCAGGCAGTGATGGACCTGGTGCTGGAACACAGCGGCGCATACGGCATGGGCGTCGACTACGCCTACACCATGGTGCACAAGGCACCGCAGCGGCAGGCCTGA
- a CDS encoding DEAD/DEAH box helicase has protein sequence MFSQFALHERLLKAVAELKFVEPTPVQAAAIPLALQGRDLRVTAQTGSGKTAAFVLPILNRLIGPAKVRVSIKTLILLPTRELAQQTLKEVERFSQFTFIKSGLITGGEDFKVQAAMLRKVPDILIGTPGRMIEQLNAGNLDLKEVEVLVLDEADRMLDMGFAEDVQRLVDECPNRQQTMLFSATTGGSGLREMIAKVLNNPEHLQLNAVSQLNDTTRQQIITADHNQHKEQIVNWLLANETYQKAIVFTNTRAMADRIYGRLVAQEYKAFVLHGEKDQKDRKLAIDRLKQGGVKILVATDVAARGLDVDGLDLVINFDMPRSGDEYVHRIGRTGRAGNDGLAISLICHGDWNLMSSIERYLKQSFERRTIKEVKGTYGGPKKVKASGKAVGVKKKKTDAKGDKKKTAAKTPTKRKSANRPKPDALVSSDGMAPLKRRKPAAPAAE, from the coding sequence GTGTTTTCCCAATTCGCCCTGCACGAACGCCTGCTCAAAGCCGTGGCCGAGCTGAAATTTGTCGAGCCAACGCCTGTGCAAGCCGCGGCCATTCCGCTGGCGCTTCAGGGGCGTGACCTGCGGGTGACGGCGCAAACCGGTAGCGGCAAGACCGCCGCTTTCGTCCTGCCGATCCTCAACCGCCTGATCGGCCCGGCCAAGGTTCGCGTCAGCATCAAGACCCTGATCCTGCTGCCGACCCGCGAGCTGGCCCAGCAGACCCTGAAGGAAGTCGAGCGCTTTTCGCAGTTCACTTTCATCAAGTCCGGCCTGATCACCGGCGGTGAAGACTTCAAGGTCCAGGCCGCCATGCTGCGCAAGGTGCCGGACATCCTGATCGGTACCCCGGGCCGGATGATCGAGCAACTGAACGCCGGCAACCTCGACCTGAAAGAAGTCGAAGTGCTGGTGCTCGACGAAGCCGACCGCATGCTCGACATGGGTTTCGCCGAAGACGTGCAGCGTCTGGTCGACGAATGCCCGAACCGTCAGCAGACCATGCTGTTTTCCGCCACCACTGGTGGTTCCGGCCTGCGCGAGATGATCGCCAAGGTGCTGAACAACCCTGAGCACCTGCAGCTCAATGCGGTCAGCCAACTGAACGACACCACCCGTCAGCAGATCATCACCGCCGACCACAACCAGCACAAAGAACAGATCGTCAACTGGCTGCTGGCCAACGAGACCTATCAGAAGGCCATCGTCTTCACCAATACCCGGGCCATGGCCGACCGCATCTACGGTCGCCTCGTCGCCCAGGAATACAAGGCGTTCGTGCTGCACGGCGAGAAAGACCAGAAGGATCGCAAGCTGGCGATCGACCGTCTGAAGCAGGGCGGCGTGAAGATCCTGGTGGCCACCGACGTGGCGGCCCGTGGTCTGGACGTTGACGGCCTGGATCTGGTGATCAACTTCGACATGCCGCGCAGCGGCGACGAATACGTGCACCGCATCGGTCGTACCGGCCGTGCCGGCAACGACGGTCTGGCGATCTCGCTGATCTGCCACGGCGACTGGAACCTGATGTCGAGCATCGAGCGTTATCTGAAGCAGAGCTTCGAGCGCCGCACCATCAAGGAAGTCAAAGGCACCTACGGCGGACCGAAAAAGGTCAAGGCCTCGGGCAAGGCTGTCGGCGTGAAGAAGAAAAAGACCGATGCCAAGGGCGACAAGAAGAAAACCGCCGCCAAGACCCCGACCAAACGCAAGAGCGCCAACCGTCCGAAGCCGGACGCTCTGGTGAGCAGCGATGGCATGGCCCCGCTGAAACGCCGCAAACCGGCAGCGCCAGCGGCGGAATAA
- a CDS encoding DUF899 domain-containing protein — MNVENHPVVSREAWLAARKQHLADEKAFTRERDRLSAKRRALPWVKVDEDYRFMGPNGELKLVDLFGNHSQLVVYHFMFAKGWEEGCPGCSFLSDHIDGANLHLAHHDIALVAVSHAPFAEFQAFKRRMGWKFKWVSSNGCDFNYDFGVCARAEDVEAGKATYNYEKTDSAEEEMPGLSVFYRADNGDIFHTYSTYARGLDMLVGAYNFLDLTPKGRNEDEIMEWVRHHDRYDGAAKSSCCRDG, encoded by the coding sequence ATGAACGTTGAGAATCATCCGGTGGTGTCGCGCGAAGCATGGCTCGCCGCCCGCAAGCAGCATCTGGCCGATGAAAAAGCCTTCACCAGGGAACGCGACCGCCTCAGCGCCAAACGCCGCGCCCTGCCCTGGGTGAAGGTCGACGAGGATTACCGCTTCATGGGACCGAACGGCGAATTGAAACTCGTCGATCTGTTCGGTAACCACAGCCAACTCGTCGTTTACCACTTCATGTTTGCCAAGGGCTGGGAGGAAGGCTGCCCGGGCTGTTCATTCCTCAGCGACCACATCGACGGCGCCAACCTGCACCTGGCCCATCACGACATTGCGCTGGTGGCGGTGTCCCACGCACCGTTCGCCGAATTCCAGGCGTTCAAGCGCCGGATGGGCTGGAAATTCAAATGGGTGTCGTCCAACGGTTGCGATTTCAACTACGACTTTGGCGTGTGCGCCCGCGCTGAGGATGTCGAAGCAGGCAAGGCTACGTACAACTACGAAAAGACCGACAGCGCCGAGGAAGAAATGCCGGGGCTGAGCGTGTTTTATCGCGCCGACAACGGCGACATTTTCCACACCTACTCAACGTACGCCCGAGGTCTGGACATGCTGGTCGGTGCGTACAACTTTCTCGACCTTACGCCCAAGGGCCGGAACGAGGACGAGATCATGGAATGGGTGCGGCATCATGATCGCTACGACGGCGCCGCAAAATCCAGTTGCTGCCGTGATGGGTAG
- a CDS encoding LysR family transcriptional regulator — protein sequence MDRIECMRAFVVTVGENGFAAAARAMDVPRSKVSKQIQALEEAIGVQLLQRTTRSLHLTEAGAEYFEAAREVIAALDEAEQRARDGVGELRGVLRVNAPMSFGLRRLGKLIPLFNEQHPNIELQLVLSDQQVDPVRGGFDVTIRIASLPDSTMIARQLAPAPRIMVASSAYLERAGTPQTPQDLRSHQCLNYGYLQSGVSLQLCNGKETQRVNVTGPLHANNGDLLAQAAEAGMGIALLPDFIVEEALAAGRLVPVLCEWQAPAITINAVYSSARRVPQKTRAFIAFLVEQLAPTGESPTG from the coding sequence ATGGATCGCATCGAATGCATGCGCGCCTTCGTGGTGACGGTCGGCGAGAACGGCTTCGCGGCCGCCGCCCGTGCCATGGACGTGCCACGCTCGAAAGTCAGCAAACAGATTCAGGCGCTGGAAGAAGCCATCGGCGTGCAACTGCTGCAACGCACCACCCGCAGCCTGCACCTGACCGAGGCCGGTGCCGAGTATTTCGAAGCGGCGCGGGAAGTGATTGCGGCGCTGGACGAGGCCGAGCAGCGAGCTCGGGACGGAGTTGGCGAATTGCGCGGGGTGTTGCGGGTGAACGCACCGATGTCGTTCGGCCTGCGGCGGCTGGGCAAGCTGATTCCGCTGTTCAATGAGCAACACCCGAACATCGAACTGCAACTGGTGCTCAGCGACCAGCAGGTCGATCCGGTGCGCGGCGGCTTCGACGTGACCATCCGCATCGCCAGCCTGCCCGACTCGACCATGATCGCCCGGCAACTGGCGCCCGCCCCACGAATCATGGTCGCCTCCTCCGCTTACCTCGAACGCGCAGGCACGCCGCAGACCCCGCAGGATCTGCGCTCACATCAATGCTTGAACTACGGCTATCTGCAGAGCGGCGTCAGCCTGCAACTGTGCAACGGCAAAGAAACGCAGCGGGTCAACGTGACCGGGCCGCTGCACGCCAACAACGGCGACTTGCTGGCGCAAGCGGCCGAGGCCGGCATGGGCATTGCGCTGCTGCCGGACTTCATCGTCGAAGAGGCACTGGCGGCCGGGCGGCTGGTGCCGGTGCTGTGCGAATGGCAGGCGCCGGCGATCACCATCAACGCGGTGTATTCGTCAGCGCGACGAGTGCCGCAGAAGACTCGGGCGTTTATCGCGTTTCTGGTGGAGCAATTGGCGCCGACTGGCGAATCCCCAACCGGCTGA